The following DNA comes from Riemerella anatipestifer ATCC 11845 = DSM 15868.
GGCGTTGTTGTTTATGGTGGTGATGGCTTTTGTAAACGCGAGTAATTGGCTTTGGGTGGACAAAAACTCTAAACAGTTAGGTGGTTTGGCAATGCCTTGGTCTTATAGTGTGAACACGGCGTTGTACCACATTCATCAGTACAAGAAGAATGAAAAGGAAATTCTGCTACCCGATGCCAAGATAAAAGACAACGAAAAGTCGGTGGTGGTATTGGTGATAGGAGAATCGGCGAGAAGTCAGAATTTTTCGCTTTATGGCTATAATAAAAATACCAATCCATTACTATCAAAAACGAGTAATGTTTTTCATTTTAAGGCTAATTCTTGTGCCACTTATACCACAGCAGGAGTTAAATGTATTTTAGAACATACCAATACTGATGATTTGTATGAAATACTACCCAACTATTTATATCGTAACGATGTAGAAGTGATTTGGCGAACGACCAATTGGGGCGAACCGCCACTACATATTGCGAATTATCAGAATAAAGAAGCTCTGATGAAAGACTGCAACAAGCCCGAATGTGATTATGATGAGGTGCTTGTAAATGGATTAAAGGAGCAAATATTGGCAAGTAAAAAGAATAAAGTATTGGTAGTGTTACATACAAGTACCAGCCACGGACCTACTTATAGTAAAAAATACCCATCAAAGTTTGAAGTGTTTAAACCTGTTTGCAATAGCGTAGAGTTGGGCAAATGTTCTCAAACAGAATTGGTAAACGCTTACGATAACACGATTGTTTATACAGATTATATCTTACATAATGTTATCGAGAATTTAAAAGAGTTAAAGGATTATAAAAGTACAATGTTATTTGTTTCTGACCACGGCGAGTCTTTGGGAGAGAAAAACTTATATATGCACGGAGTGCCTTTAAGTATTGCACCTAAAGAGCAGTATGAAATACCATTTATTGTTTGGTTGTCGGATAATAGCAATAAAAAACTAAAGCCAAACGAGGTGCTTTCTCAAAACCATGTATTTCACAGTGTACTTAACTTTTTAGGGGTAGAAAGCCCTATCTATAAAGAAGAAATGAATATTTTTAAATAGGTAGTTTTTCTTTTTTATTAAATTTTTTAATGTAGTCAAAGGATTTTATGAATATTAAAAATAATATTTTTGTTAAAAACGCACATCTTAACAACCTTAAAAATATAGATGTTCTCATACCTAAAAACAAACTAGTGGTAGTAACTGGCGTGTCTGGTAGTGGGAAATCGTCTTTAGCCTTTGATACT
Coding sequences within:
- the eptA gene encoding phosphoethanolamine--lipid A transferase EptA; translation: MLKSSLKVTHFALLMSVLHLLLFHIPFYTYVVNNIDYTSFNGVLLIASLVVVMVVANFFAFYLFLYLSRFVGKFLLVLFFLINAVSVYFITTYGVIIDESMISNVFNTNYEESSSFFSIKLVLYLVLLGILPSIYIVRTKIIPSTFKQFAKTMAMALLFMVVMAFVNASNWLWVDKNSKQLGGLAMPWSYSVNTALYHIHQYKKNEKEILLPDAKIKDNEKSVVVLVIGESARSQNFSLYGYNKNTNPLLSKTSNVFHFKANSCATYTTAGVKCILEHTNTDDLYEILPNYLYRNDVEVIWRTTNWGEPPLHIANYQNKEALMKDCNKPECDYDEVLVNGLKEQILASKKNKVLVVLHTSTSHGPTYSKKYPSKFEVFKPVCNSVELGKCSQTELVNAYDNTIVYTDYILHNVIENLKELKDYKSTMLFVSDHGESLGEKNLYMHGVPLSIAPKEQYEIPFIVWLSDNSNKKLKPNEVLSQNHVFHSVLNFLGVESPIYKEEMNIFK